The Arenibacter algicola region TTTTGGATCTCAATATGCCCATTATGGATGGATGGGAATTTTTGGATGAGTTTGTAAAATTGCCCATTGAGAACAAGCCAAGAGTGTATATAGTGAGCTCTTCAATAGATAATCAGGACATTGAAAGGGCCAAAACCTATGATATAGTAAAAGACTTTATAGTAAAACCATTGTCGGATTCCATTCTTTCCGATCTGTTCAAGACTATAGAGACAGAGGGCCTGCATAACACTTCACTTTAAAATTATTCACCCTGTTTATTTTGTGGAATAGCGCAATTTAGTTAATTGCTTTGCTTTTTTTGCAAGAATATAAAGCTCCTGCTTGATACAACTATATAGTTAATGTTCGTGTGTCTAACCTTTGTTGGAAATACATGTCTTTAAGGGAGTAGATAAAACTTTTATTTCATTTATATTTTTATGCGTTCAGGAATGAATTGAGGATATTTTATTTATCCACCAGTACACTGTTTTCAGGGGCTTTGGTTTTAGATACATCCATTTGCCTTACCGTTCTACCTTTTTCCATCATCAGCCGTATATCCTCTAGCGTTAAATATAAGCAGGGCACAATGACCAAAATGATGGCAGTGGCAAATACGATACCGAATCCTAAGGAAATTGCCATAGGGATTAAATAATAGGCCTGACTCGAAGTTTCAAGGATTATAGGGGCCAAACCTCCAAAGGTGGTCATGGTTGTGAGCATTATAGGTCTAAACCTTCTAAGGCCCGCTTCGTGTATGGAAGTGTATATGGGGTTGCCTTCCTTCCGCCGTTTGTTGGCATAGTCTATCATGATCAAAGAATCATTGACTACCACTCCCGATAATGCTATAACGCCCATTAAACTTACCAATGAGAGGTCATAGCCAAGCAAGATGTGGCCTATAACGGCACCTACTATACCAAATGGAATGGCGGTCATTACAATTAAGGGTTGCGCATAACTGTGAAAGGCTATGGCCAGCAATACATA contains the following coding sequences:
- a CDS encoding response regulator, with protein sequence MKIETVCIIDDDPIFVYGTKVLLNYNSCFGSSVIVHEDGKEALENLTSMAKSGEKLPDVIFLDLNMPIMDGWEFLDEFVKLPIENKPRVYIVSSSIDNQDIERAKTYDIVKDFIVKPLSDSILSDLFKTIETEGLHNTSL